Genomic window (Anaerobacillus sp. CMMVII):
CAAGGCGTAGTGATATTAGAGGTTATTTAAAAGAGTTCTATACTGAGGGGCGAGCGATCAACACTGATGAAAGTTCCCTTCCACCAATAAGTGATGCAATAACAGTTGAAGAAGTAGTTGGTATCGACGAAAGTGAACTTTCGAAGGGAAATCTATTTACAGGATAGAGTGCACTACTTTAAAGCTTTAACGCGGTGGGGGTCAGACCCCCAATAATAAGTCTTAAGAAATTTCAGAAAACTTATGGCATATATATTGATAATTCAAATTACTTTATGCTAATATAATATGAACTAGCAAACTATGAGTCTACTTTTTACATAAGGGACGTTTTTTGTCCAAGGTGGGACAAAAACGTTTTTAGGTAGAGACAGTCGAAGGTTAAAATGCCTGACTGATAGTTAGAAAAATAATTGGAGGGTGAAGAGATGCTAAATGTTACTGTTAATAACAATTCCCTCTTGCGGAATGATGTAAAAAAACTCGGAAATATTCTTGGTGAAATTCTCGTTCATCATGGTGGAGTTCCGCTTTTGGAAAAAGTCGAAGCCATTAGAGAGAAAACGAAAAACTTAAGAGAAAACTACAATGAGGAATTATATCAGAATTTAAAGGATGAAATTAGTAGTCTAAAGCCACCTGTACGCCAACAGGTGATCCGGGCGTTTTCGATATATTTTCACTTAGTCAATATTGCTGAACAAAATCACAGAATTCGTCGCCAACGGCAGTACCAGCTGCAAGATGAAGGTACGGTACAACCTGTTTCAATTGAAAGTGCAGTTGTTTCGTTAAAAGAAAATGAGTTCTCTGAAGATGCCATTCAACATGTGCTGAATGATTTATCACTTGAACTTATCATTACCGCACATCCGACAGAAGCAACAAAGCGGACGGTGCTAGAAACACAAAAACGAATTTCAACGTTGCTCCAACAATTTGATAACCCAATGGTAACTAAGAAACAAAGAAAAGATTTGGATGAAAGTTTATTTAATGAGGTTACAGCTCTTTGGCAAACAGATGAATTACGCGAAAGAAAGCCAACCGTTTTAGATGAGGTAAAAAACGGTCTGTATTATTTTGATCAAACATTATTTGAGGTTCTACCTGGCATTCATCAAGAATTAGAAAATCAACTACAAAGCTATTATCCTGAACATGATTGGAACGTACCGAACTTCCTTTCCTTTGGATCGTGGATTGGTGGAGACCGTGATGGAAACCCTAACGTCAATCCAGAGGTTACGTGGGAAACGTTAATCCTTCAAAGGAAATTAGTTTTAAAGAAATATAAAGCAGCGATTACGGACTTAATGAGACGTTTTAGCCAGTCGACAACTCGGGTATCGGTTAGTGCGGATTTCATTCATTCAGTTGACGAAGATGAAAAATTATACCTCGAACAAGGAGAAGTTTGGCCAATTGAAGCTGAAATCTATCGCCGAAAATTCGCGGTTATTTTAAAACGTTTACGAAACGTTGGACAATCTGAACATGGTTATCATGCGGCTGAGGAGTTGCTAGCCGATTTACGTAGTATTCTTGCAAGTGCCGAGAAACACCAACCTGCGAATAATAAGCTAAAATCTATTAGGAAACTGGTTCGCCAAGTTGAGTTATTTGGTTTTCATTTAGCTACTCTAGATATTAGGAACCATAGTGGTGAACACGAAGCAGCGGTAACTGAAATTTTAAAAGCTGTTAATATCACCGAAAACTATGCTGCTCTTGCTGAGGCTGAAAAAGTAGAAATCCTTGAAAAAATCCTGAACGAGCCAAGACCGCTTTTATTATCACAAGAAGACTATTCTAAAGAGACACAAGCAATCATAAATGTTTTTCAAATGATTAAAAAGGCTCATTCTGAATTCGGTAGCCGTTCAATTGAAGTTTACCTAATTAGTATGACACAATCAGCAAGTGATTTACTTGAGGTACTTGTGTTAGCAAAAGAGGCAGGTATCTATCGCTTGCATGCTGATGGCACCGTCGAAAGTCATTTACATGTTGCCCCATTACTTGAAACAGTCGATGATTTAATCGCAGGTCCTCGTATCATGAAAAAATTGTTTGAGATGGACGTTTATCGTAATCACATTCGTGAACGTGGAAACCATCAAGAAATCATGCTTGGTTACTCAGATGGCAGTAAAGATGGTGGAACGTTAACTGCCAATTGGGAACTTTTTAAAGCGCAAAAAGAAATTCACAATATGGCAAAGAACTTCGAGATCAGATTGAAATTTTTCCATGGTCGTGGAGGTTCATTAGGACGAGGGGGCGGCCCTCTAAATCGTAGTATTTTATCGCAACCAGCGGAAACGCTGGGGGATGGTGTAAAGATAACAGAGCAAGGTGAAGTGTTGTCGTCACGCTACTTACTTGAGGATATTGCTTATCGAAACTTAGAGCAGGCAGCATCAGCCTTACTAGAAGCTTCTGCAAATGCTTCGAAAAATTTACTTCAGGGATATGTACGAGAAAAAGCCTGGGAAGATGCGATGGAAGCGATCTCCAGACAATCATTATTAAAATATCAATCTCTAGTTTTTAAAGATCCAGATTTCTTAACGTACTTTAAGGAAGCTACACCTCTACGAGAATTAGGAGCCTTAAATATTGGTTCGAGACCAATGAGCCGTAAGGGAAGTGAGCGTTTTGAAGATCTTCGCGCGATACCATGGGTGTTCGCTTGGACACAGTCAAGACAGATGATTCCAGCTTGGTATGCAGCTGGTACAGGTTTACATTCTTTCGCAACACTTGGTGAGGAGAATTTGCAATTGCTTCAGAATATGTACGCGAAATGGCCGTTTTTTCAATCGACCATTAATAACTTGCAAATGGCTCTTTTGAAAGCTGATCTGCAGACTGCAAGGGAATACATTCATTTGGTAGAAGATAAGACGATAGCAAATCGTATTTTTCAAGATATCTCAGATGAGTACAACAGAACCAAAGAAGTGCTATTACAAATTACTGGTAACCAGGAACTCCTTGACCATTCACCAAATATAAAAGAGTCAGTAAAAAGACGTAATCCATATGTCGATCCACTAAATTTCTTACAGGTAAATTTAATACAAAATATGCGCTCCACAGATGAAGAGTCTGAAGAACTACTAACAGAAGTTCTCTTAACAATCAGTGGTGTCGCTGCCGGGTTAGTAAATACAGGTTGATGGTTCATTGGGGCTGCGTTCAGTAAACGTTCTTTTTCGCAAATGA
Coding sequences:
- the ppc gene encoding phosphoenolpyruvate carboxylase, translating into MLNVTVNNNSLLRNDVKKLGNILGEILVHHGGVPLLEKVEAIREKTKNLRENYNEELYQNLKDEISSLKPPVRQQVIRAFSIYFHLVNIAEQNHRIRRQRQYQLQDEGTVQPVSIESAVVSLKENEFSEDAIQHVLNDLSLELIITAHPTEATKRTVLETQKRISTLLQQFDNPMVTKKQRKDLDESLFNEVTALWQTDELRERKPTVLDEVKNGLYYFDQTLFEVLPGIHQELENQLQSYYPEHDWNVPNFLSFGSWIGGDRDGNPNVNPEVTWETLILQRKLVLKKYKAAITDLMRRFSQSTTRVSVSADFIHSVDEDEKLYLEQGEVWPIEAEIYRRKFAVILKRLRNVGQSEHGYHAAEELLADLRSILASAEKHQPANNKLKSIRKLVRQVELFGFHLATLDIRNHSGEHEAAVTEILKAVNITENYAALAEAEKVEILEKILNEPRPLLLSQEDYSKETQAIINVFQMIKKAHSEFGSRSIEVYLISMTQSASDLLEVLVLAKEAGIYRLHADGTVESHLHVAPLLETVDDLIAGPRIMKKLFEMDVYRNHIRERGNHQEIMLGYSDGSKDGGTLTANWELFKAQKEIHNMAKNFEIRLKFFHGRGGSLGRGGGPLNRSILSQPAETLGDGVKITEQGEVLSSRYLLEDIAYRNLEQAASALLEASANASKNLLQGYVREKAWEDAMEAISRQSLLKYQSLVFKDPDFLTYFKEATPLRELGALNIGSRPMSRKGSERFEDLRAIPWVFAWTQSRQMIPAWYAAGTGLHSFATLGEENLQLLQNMYAKWPFFQSTINNLQMALLKADLQTAREYIHLVEDKTIANRIFQDISDEYNRTKEVLLQITGNQELLDHSPNIKESVKRRNPYVDPLNFLQVNLIQNMRSTDEESEELLTEVLLTISGVAAGLVNTG